From one Bacteroidales bacterium genomic stretch:
- a CDS encoding YigZ family protein yields MIEDTYKTIEGYSEGLYKEKGSKFFAFAYHVSSEESIKEIQKKLRKKYHDARHHCYAFRLGAEKNIFRSSDDGEPSNSSGPPILGQIRSFELTNILIVVVRYFGGTKLGIPGLINAYKTAAQDAINNANIITKTNDDIIEISFDYLAMNDVKKIIKDENLNQIKQDFDLKCSIVIGVRKNNSEIIIKKLEKINSVNLKVCT; encoded by the coding sequence ATGATTGAAGACACATATAAAACAATTGAAGGATATTCCGAAGGATTATATAAAGAAAAAGGAAGCAAGTTTTTTGCTTTTGCTTATCATGTTAGCAGTGAAGAAAGTATAAAAGAAATACAAAAAAAGTTGCGAAAAAAATATCATGATGCACGTCATCATTGTTATGCGTTCAGGTTGGGTGCAGAAAAAAATATATTTCGCTCTAGCGATGATGGTGAACCGTCAAATTCGTCAGGTCCTCCAATTTTAGGGCAAATTCGGTCATTTGAATTAACAAACATTTTAATTGTTGTTGTCAGATATTTTGGCGGAACAAAACTTGGTATTCCCGGATTAATAAATGCATATAAAACAGCGGCACAGGATGCAATTAACAATGCAAATATCATAACAAAAACCAATGATGATATTATTGAAATATCGTTTGATTATCTTGCAATGAACGATGTAAAAAAAATAATCAAAGATGAAAATCTTAATCAGATTAAGCAGGATTTTGATTTAAAATGTAGTATAGTAATAGGTGTCAGGAAAAATAATTCGGAAATAATAATAAAAAAATTAGAGAAAATTAATTCTGTTAACCTGAAAGTTTGCACATAG
- a CDS encoding EamA family transporter: MIYILLSVISSTFVFIIFKYCQKFNVDIFKVIVINYLVAIITGLLINNSLTAIINSNYEKWILLAVIIGILFIFMFYIIGLSTQKAGITVTSISSKMSVVIPVLFSILYYNEEINNLKLLGVLLAIIALVLIIKKKKRKKINKGFIYLPVLLFFGIGLIDSLIKLSQQDYIENGNIVVFAITCFAVSFIVGVGINVINKVPVIKFMNKKVLIFGIILGITNFSTMYFLIYALDSNIFDSSVIFAINNNGIISLSVILALILFKEKISILNWAGIILSLIAIILLSNI, from the coding sequence ATGATATATATCCTGCTAAGTGTTATTTCTTCAACTTTTGTATTTATAATTTTTAAATATTGCCAAAAGTTTAATGTTGATATTTTTAAAGTTATTGTAATTAATTACTTAGTGGCTATAATTACCGGATTATTGATAAATAATTCATTAACAGCTATAATTAACAGTAATTACGAAAAGTGGATATTGTTAGCCGTAATTATTGGTATCCTTTTTATATTTATGTTTTATATAATTGGTTTATCAACACAAAAAGCAGGAATTACAGTTACTTCAATATCAAGTAAAATGTCTGTTGTTATACCTGTTTTATTTTCAATCCTTTATTATAATGAAGAAATAAATAATCTGAAGTTATTAGGAGTATTATTAGCAATTATTGCTTTGGTATTGATAATAAAAAAGAAAAAAAGAAAAAAAATCAATAAAGGATTTATTTATTTACCAGTATTACTATTTTTTGGAATTGGTTTAATTGATTCTCTTATAAAATTATCACAACAGGATTATATTGAAAATGGTAATATAGTAGTTTTTGCTATAACATGTTTTGCAGTTTCATTTATTGTGGGAGTTGGAATAAATGTAATCAACAAAGTTCCTGTAATTAAATTTATGAATAAAAAAGTTTTAATTTTTGGAATAATACTTGGAATAACTAATTTCAGTACAATGTATTTTTTAATTTATGCACTTGATTCTAATATTTTTGATAGTTCAGTAATTTTTGCAATAAATAATAATGGAATTATAAGTCTTTCAGTTATTTTAGCATTAATTCTATTTAAAGAAAAAATATCAATACTAAATTGGGCAGGAATTATATTATCTTTAATTGCAATTATCCTGCTTTCAAATATATAA
- a CDS encoding FprA family A-type flavoprotein, whose product MSKIINISKNVYWLGENDRRTHLFENYWPLEKGVSYNSYLINDNKTALIDTIEISKADVFLEKIKKILNNKPLDYLVINHMEPDHSGAIKTISRNFPNVKIIGNKNTLKIFEGFFGETRNFQTINDGDEIGLGNHKLKFYMTPMLHWPETMMTYELNNKILFSGDAFGSFGTLDGGIFDDELNLDFYYEEIRRYYSNIVAKYANPVQKALQKLKNLDIKIIASTHGPVWRSNINEIVNYYDKWSKYETEKGVVIVFGSMYGNTEQMAEIIAHKLCEEGIKNIRIYDVSKTHISFILNDIWKYKGLILGSPAYNGNIFPPMEHLISKLQNTGLKNHLLGIFGSYCWGGGGVKALNNYVEKSEMELVADPVEAKCSPKDNEIEYCENIAVNMAKILKECF is encoded by the coding sequence ATGAGCAAAATAATTAATATATCTAAAAATGTATATTGGTTAGGCGAAAATGACAGGAGAACACATCTTTTTGAAAATTACTGGCCACTTGAAAAAGGTGTTTCTTATAATTCATATCTAATTAATGATAATAAAACCGCATTAATTGATACAATTGAAATTAGTAAGGCAGATGTGTTTCTTGAAAAAATTAAAAAGATATTAAATAATAAACCTCTTGATTATTTGGTGATAAACCACATGGAACCTGACCATTCAGGTGCTATAAAAACAATTTCCCGCAATTTTCCAAATGTAAAAATTATTGGAAATAAAAATACTTTAAAAATATTTGAAGGTTTTTTTGGAGAAACAAGAAATTTTCAAACAATTAATGACGGAGATGAAATTGGCTTAGGAAACCATAAGTTAAAATTCTATATGACACCTATGTTGCATTGGCCGGAAACAATGATGACTTATGAATTGAATAATAAAATTTTATTTTCAGGTGATGCTTTTGGAAGTTTTGGCACTCTTGACGGGGGGATTTTTGATGACGAATTAAATCTTGATTTTTACTATGAAGAAATCAGAAGATATTATTCAAACATAGTTGCTAAATATGCAAATCCCGTGCAAAAAGCATTACAAAAGCTAAAAAACTTAGACATAAAAATAATTGCATCAACACATGGGCCTGTATGGAGATCAAATATTAACGAAATTGTTAATTATTATGATAAATGGAGCAAGTATGAAACTGAAAAAGGCGTGGTAATAGTATTTGGTTCAATGTATGGAAATACTGAACAAATGGCTGAAATTATTGCACATAAATTGTGTGAAGAAGGCATTAAAAATATAAGGATTTATGATGTATCTAAAACACATATCTCATTTATATTAAACGATATATGGAAATACAAAGGACTGATTTTAGGTAGCCCGGCATATAATGGTAACATTTTTCCTCCAATGGAACATTTGATAAGTAAATTACAAAATACAGGATTAAAAAATCATCTTTTGGGTATATTTGGCTCTTATTGTTGGGGTGGAGGCGGAGTAAAGGCATTAAATAATTATGTTGAAAAATCAGAAATGGAATTAGTTGCTGACCCGGTTGAAGCAAAATGCTCGCCAAAAGATAATGAAATTGAGTATTGTGAAAATATTGCTGTGAATATGGCAAAAATATTGAAAGAATGCTTTTAG
- a CDS encoding type II toxin-antitoxin system RelE/ParE family toxin has protein sequence MIISFGSKNTEKIWNGERVKKIPLEIQHVGRRKLRMLNNSQNVTDLRIPPSNRMERLKGKDFHSIRINDQWRIVFRWENNHAYDVKIMDYH, from the coding sequence ATGATTATTTCATTTGGTTCAAAAAATACTGAGAAAATCTGGAATGGAGAAAGAGTTAAAAAGATTCCCCTTGAAATTCAACATGTTGGACGAAGAAAACTAAGGATGCTTAATAACTCACAGAATGTGACAGATTTAAGAATTCCGCCATCAAATAGAATGGAAAGACTAAAAGGAAAAGATTTTCATAGTATTAGGATAAATGACCAATGGCGAATAGTATTTAGGTGGGAAAATAATCATGCATACGATGTTAAGATAATGGATTATCACTAA
- a CDS encoding aspartate carbamoyltransferase regulatory subunit gives MKKNIKLSVSAIQNGTAIDHIPAKNLFKVLMILGLDKLDKQITFGTNLESKKLGAKGIIKVSDKFFLDEEINKIALVAPQAKLNIIKDYKVVEKRIVEVPDKIIGIVKCMNPKCITNHDPVKTKFSVINKKNVELKCFYCEKITDQEHIQIK, from the coding sequence ATGAAAAAAAATATAAAATTAAGTGTCAGTGCTATACAAAACGGAACAGCTATTGACCATATCCCTGCTAAAAATCTTTTTAAAGTATTAATGATACTTGGATTAGATAAATTAGATAAACAAATTACTTTCGGAACTAATCTTGAAAGTAAAAAATTAGGCGCGAAAGGAATTATTAAAGTATCTGATAAGTTTTTTCTTGATGAAGAGATAAACAAAATAGCCCTGGTAGCTCCGCAGGCAAAATTAAATATTATTAAAGATTATAAAGTTGTTGAAAAAAGAATTGTTGAAGTTCCTGATAAAATAATTGGAATAGTAAAATGTATGAACCCGAAATGTATTACAAATCATGATCCTGTAAAAACAAAATTTTCAGTAATTAATAAAAAAAATGTTGAACTTAAATGTTTTTATTGCGAAAAAATAACTGATCAGGAACATATACAGATAAAATAA
- a CDS encoding PAS domain S-box protein has translation MNSNDNINELKKAYSDLTESEHKFKLLAENINDVFFILSENNDILYINSAFETIFGRKIEEIIKNPENIIDWIYDADKRRINDVFKSRKYKGKYINEQFRIIKPDGTIRWLWSRNYPVFNEKGKIYRIVGIISDITEQKYLENALQQSGKKLFLHQQITPLAYIEWNIKFEIISWNPSAEKIFGYKENDAIGSNLLDLIIPSYNRKLCINLLDDLLNQRGGAQTSMENIAIDGKIKTCEWYNTLLKDKEEEIIGLASIIHDVTERIEAEKEVINSENFYNTTVNSINDIVHVIDRNYTIVIANEALRKINKELGLYTKVIGLHIKDVYPFLKPKVFREYEKVFNTGEEINTEDIDIINKKKHYTETRKTPVFEDGKVVRIITTVRDISIRKKAEEALLESEKRLQLAMDAANDGLWELNPKTMKINYYSPRYFTMLGYFPDELPHTYKTWLNLIHPDDRNIVEKKLMDYINEKCEFYVIEFRMKTKKGEYKWILSRGDIVEYDIDRNPTRMIGTHVDITERVMAEKKKEEYHKNQQFLSKAALNLLIINNSEDIYQYAGNKIKELINESIIFIQTYDIDNNKISAKYYFGNKKKLKKFEKLIGNNFTNLSYNLPYDKREKLSKPKLHRIYGGFYDLAFEEIPCEIAKKIEQILENKYIYIMGLTRNNELFGSVAILTKEELSADICNVLEAIINQGSVALHRKYLEEELLRAKEKAEGADKLKTSFLTNMSHEIRTPMNGILGFAELLKDPELPLNKRLEFVNIISSNGEHLLRLINDIIDISKIEAEQIKIVEINTSINLLFDELHEFFTKELESKNKQNISLIYKNGLKDEESYIFTDPTRLRQIMFNLLGNAVKYTYKGEIEFGYSVKDNNYLYFYIKDTGIGLTYKKQKSIFERFTQADASSTRKYGGTGLGLAITKGLVEIMGGEIGVESESEKGSIFYFTIPYKKVEKVVKFRDVKQDFKEKFNWTGKTILIVEDDFISQKYLQVVLEKTNVNMLIAKTGKQAVELCKENPDIDLILMDIQLPEMSGYEAIKKIKSFRNDLPIIAQTADAMPGTEKICLKTGCSDYISKPINKNILKPMINLYLSGNF, from the coding sequence ATGAATAGTAATGATAATATAAACGAATTAAAAAAAGCATATTCTGATTTAACAGAAAGTGAACATAAGTTTAAATTATTAGCTGAAAACATAAATGATGTTTTTTTTATATTATCTGAAAATAATGATATATTATATATTAACTCTGCTTTTGAAACAATTTTTGGCAGGAAAATTGAAGAAATAATAAAAAACCCTGAAAATATAATTGATTGGATTTATGATGCAGACAAACGAAGAATTAATGATGTTTTTAAAAGTAGAAAATATAAAGGAAAATATATAAATGAACAATTCAGAATAATTAAACCCGATGGTACAATTAGATGGCTTTGGAGCAGAAATTATCCTGTTTTTAATGAAAAAGGGAAAATTTATAGAATAGTTGGAATTATATCGGACATTACTGAACAAAAATACCTTGAAAACGCATTACAGCAATCAGGCAAAAAACTTTTTCTTCATCAACAAATTACCCCGCTTGCATATATTGAATGGAATATTAAGTTCGAGATAATTAGTTGGAATCCAAGTGCTGAAAAAATATTTGGTTATAAAGAAAATGATGCAATTGGTTCAAATTTACTCGATTTAATTATTCCTTCATATAACAGGAAATTATGTATAAATTTATTGGATGATTTATTAAACCAGCGAGGTGGAGCACAAACTTCAATGGAAAATATAGCTATTGATGGAAAAATTAAAACTTGCGAATGGTATAATACTTTACTAAAAGATAAGGAAGAAGAAATTATTGGTTTGGCATCTATTATTCATGATGTTACAGAAAGAATAGAAGCAGAAAAGGAAGTAATTAATTCAGAAAATTTTTATAATACTACAGTAAATTCAATTAATGATATTGTTCATGTAATTGACAGAAATTATACTATTGTAATAGCTAATGAAGCATTAAGAAAAATTAACAAAGAACTTGGTCTTTATACAAAAGTTATCGGATTACATATTAAAGATGTATACCCTTTTCTTAAACCTAAAGTTTTCAGAGAATATGAAAAAGTTTTTAATACCGGGGAGGAAATAAATACAGAAGATATTGATATTATTAATAAAAAGAAGCATTATACTGAAACCAGAAAAACACCGGTTTTTGAAGATGGAAAAGTAGTTAGAATAATTACCACAGTAAGAGATATATCAATAAGAAAAAAAGCAGAGGAAGCATTATTGGAAAGTGAAAAGAGGCTACAATTAGCAATGGATGCAGCAAATGATGGTTTGTGGGAATTAAATCCCAAAACTATGAAAATAAATTATTACAGCCCGAGATATTTTACAATGTTAGGTTATTTCCCTGATGAACTTCCTCATACTTATAAAACATGGTTAAATCTTATACATCCTGACGACAGAAATATTGTTGAGAAAAAGCTAATGGATTATATTAATGAAAAATGCGAATTTTATGTTATTGAGTTCAGGATGAAAACAAAAAAAGGTGAATATAAATGGATATTATCACGTGGAGATATTGTTGAATATGATATTGACAGAAACCCTACAAGAATGATAGGAACACATGTTGATATTACAGAAAGAGTAATGGCAGAGAAAAAAAAGGAAGAATACCATAAAAACCAGCAGTTTTTAAGTAAGGCTGCCTTGAATTTATTAATTATTAATAATAGCGAAGATATATATCAATATGCCGGAAACAAAATAAAAGAATTGATAAATGAATCAATAATATTTATTCAAACATACGATATTGATAATAATAAAATTAGTGCAAAATATTATTTTGGTAATAAAAAGAAATTAAAAAAATTCGAAAAGTTAATTGGAAACAATTTTACAAACCTTTCTTATAATCTTCCTTATGATAAAAGAGAGAAATTATCTAAACCAAAATTACATAGAATTTATGGAGGTTTTTACGATTTGGCATTTGAGGAAATTCCTTGTGAAATTGCAAAAAAAATAGAACAAATTCTTGAAAATAAATATATTTATATAATGGGACTTACCCGTAACAATGAATTATTTGGAAGTGTCGCTATATTAACAAAAGAAGAATTATCAGCAGATATTTGTAATGTTTTAGAAGCAATTATTAATCAGGGTTCTGTTGCATTACATCGAAAATATCTTGAAGAAGAACTACTCAGGGCAAAAGAAAAAGCCGAAGGAGCAGATAAGTTAAAAACATCATTTTTAACAAATATGTCGCATGAAATTCGTACACCAATGAATGGTATTCTTGGTTTTGCTGAATTATTAAAAGATCCTGAACTACCGCTTAATAAAAGATTGGAATTTGTTAATATCATTAGCAGCAACGGAGAACATTTACTTAGACTTATTAATGATATTATAGATATTTCAAAAATTGAAGCTGAACAAATTAAAATTGTTGAAATAAATACATCAATAAACTTACTCTTTGATGAATTACATGAATTTTTTACTAAAGAACTGGAAAGTAAGAATAAACAAAATATTTCATTAATTTATAAAAATGGTTTAAAAGATGAAGAAAGTTACATCTTTACCGACCCTACCAGACTTAGACAAATCATGTTTAACTTACTTGGAAATGCTGTTAAATATACGTATAAAGGTGAAATTGAATTTGGGTACTCAGTAAAAGATAATAATTATCTTTACTTTTATATTAAAGATACAGGTATTGGTTTAACCTACAAAAAACAAAAATCAATATTTGAAAGGTTTACTCAAGCTGATGCATCATCTACAAGAAAATATGGCGGAACAGGATTAGGCTTGGCTATTACTAAAGGATTAGTTGAGATAATGGGTGGGGAAATTGGTGTTGAATCAGAAAGTGAAAAAGGCTCAATTTTTTATTTTACAATACCTTATAAAAAGGTAGAAAAAGTAGTTAAATTCCGTGATGTTAAACAAGATTTTAAAGAAAAATTTAATTGGACCGGTAAAACAATATTAATTGTTGAAGATGACTTTATAAGCCAAAAATATTTACAGGTAGTGTTAGAAAAAACAAATGTAAATATGTTGATTGCCAAAACAGGTAAACAAGCAGTTGAATTATGTAAAGAAAATCCTGATATAGATTTAATATTAATGGATATACAATTGCCTGAAATGAGTGGGTATGAAGCCATTAAAAAAATTAAATCATTTAGAAATGACCTCCCGATAATTGCACAAACAGCAGATGCAATGCCCGGAACAGAAAAAATTTGTTTAAAAACAGGTTGTTCCGATTATATTAGCAAACCAATAAATAAAAATATATTAAAACCAATGATAAATTTATATTTATCGGGAAATTTTTAG
- a CDS encoding HigA family addiction module antidote protein, with protein sequence MDRLSNVHPGEILLEEFLQPLKITAYRLSKDIGIPQTRISLIIKGKRRITADTALRLSSYFGNSAKFWLGLQDDYDIEEEKNSHAETFNKIRLIRNKNMPQYTV encoded by the coding sequence ATGGATAGATTATCAAATGTTCATCCTGGGGAAATTCTTTTAGAGGAGTTTCTTCAACCACTGAAAATAACAGCATATAGATTATCAAAAGATATCGGGATTCCTCAAACAAGAATTTCTCTAATAATAAAAGGAAAGAGAAGAATTACAGCGGATACCGCACTACGATTGAGTTCTTATTTTGGTAATTCTGCTAAGTTTTGGCTTGGACTACAAGATGATTACGATATAGAAGAAGAAAAAAATAGTCATGCAGAGACATTTAATAAAATTAGACTGATAAGAAATAAAAACATGCCACAATATACGGTATAA
- a CDS encoding DUF1987 domain-containing protein, which produces MEKLIIEETASTPMFLFDQGEGLIEIKGKAIPENAIKFFHPIIGIIRNYENNPKPVTTMNIQIDYFNTSSSKCILQILKILENINEKHKVILNWYYKDEDIYEIGEDYQLLIKLPFNMIEG; this is translated from the coding sequence ATGGAAAAACTAATTATTGAAGAAACTGCCAGTACACCAATGTTTTTATTTGATCAAGGAGAGGGACTTATTGAGATTAAAGGAAAAGCAATTCCTGAAAATGCAATAAAATTTTTCCATCCTATAATTGGTATTATAAGGAATTATGAGAATAATCCCAAACCTGTAACGACTATGAATATTCAAATAGATTATTTTAATACTTCATCATCAAAATGTATTTTACAAATTCTTAAAATCTTAGAAAATATTAATGAAAAACATAAAGTTATACTTAACTGGTACTATAAAGATGAAGATATATATGAAATAGGCGAAGATTATCAATTATTAATAAAATTACCTTTTAATATGATTGAAGGTTAA
- the pyrB gene encoding aspartate carbamoyltransferase, whose product MKNKSLISINDYSKEDCLKILDLAAEFEENPDQKILTGKVIATLFFEPSTRTRLSFESAINKLGGQIIGFTDASSSSVSKGETLNDTIRTVANYCDLIIMRHPIEGSSRYASEVSSVPVINAGDGANQHPTQTLLDLYSIQKTQETLEDLNIFLVGDLKYGRTVHSLLIALSDFNPTFNFISPKELRMPGEYKMYLDNKGIKYYEHDDFTEIISRADIIYMTRVQKERFSDPIEYEKVKNVYVLKNYMLENTKENLKILHPLPRVNEIHTDVDINHKAYYFTQALNGVFTRQAIIASILGLK is encoded by the coding sequence ATGAAAAACAAAAGCCTTATTTCAATTAACGATTATTCAAAAGAAGATTGTTTAAAAATCCTTGATTTAGCTGCTGAATTTGAAGAAAATCCTGATCAAAAAATATTGACAGGAAAAGTTATTGCAACTTTATTTTTTGAGCCGTCAACTCGTACCAGATTAAGTTTCGAAAGTGCAATTAATAAACTCGGTGGTCAAATTATAGGATTTACTGATGCAAGTTCTTCAAGTGTTAGCAAAGGGGAAACTCTTAATGACACTATCAGAACAGTTGCAAATTATTGTGATTTAATAATTATGCGACATCCCATTGAAGGAAGTTCACGTTATGCAAGTGAAGTATCATCAGTTCCGGTAATAAATGCAGGTGATGGTGCAAATCAACATCCAACCCAGACATTATTAGATTTGTATTCAATACAAAAAACACAGGAAACTTTAGAAGATTTAAACATTTTTCTTGTAGGTGACCTTAAATATGGACGAACCGTTCATTCATTATTAATTGCTTTATCGGATTTTAACCCGACATTTAATTTTATTTCACCTAAAGAACTTAGAATGCCCGGTGAATATAAAATGTATCTTGATAATAAAGGAATAAAATATTATGAACATGATGATTTTACAGAAATAATTTCCAGGGCTGATATTATATACATGACAAGGGTACAAAAAGAACGTTTTTCTGACCCTATCGAATACGAAAAAGTTAAAAATGTATATGTATTAAAAAATTATATGCTTGAAAATACTAAAGAAAATTTAAAAATTCTTCATCCATTACCACGAGTAAACGAAATACATACTGATGTTGATATAAACCATAAAGCATACTATTTTACTCAGGCATTAAACGGTGTGTTTACCAGACAAGCGATAATTGCTTCAATTTTAGGTTTGAAATAA